In a single window of the Vitis vinifera cultivar Pinot Noir 40024 chromosome 6, ASM3070453v1 genome:
- the LOC100246455 gene encoding magnesium transporter MRS2-11, chloroplastic, translating into MPLAPSSSPHLLQFPVSSPAHRLLLFSDLTCATFFRSSWPPPFPISLKKANSFVFPISVRREKCFSKSTEEDLLSDSETQTGGNDDRPASVATTGGSQRIAASSTDSLSLGIREPVYEVVEVKSDGKVSTRKINRRQLLKSSGLRPRDIRSVDPSLWLTNSMPSLVVREHAILLNLGSLRAIAMQESVFIFDYNRKGGKAFMDSLLPRLNPKNMNGGPSMPFELEVVEAALLSRIQRLEQKLMDLEPRVQALLEVLPNRLTADILEQLRLSKQTLVELGSRAGALKQMLLDLLEDPHEIRRMCIMGKNCTLVKGNENMECSVPLEKQIAEEEEEEIEMLLENYLQRCESCHGQAERLLDSAREMEDSIAVNLSSRRLEVSRVELLLQVGTFCIAVGALVAGIFGMNLKSYLEEHAIISNIQLPLNQMTDKRPSRPCKFSQSCLPAWSVYP; encoded by the exons ATGCCACTCGCTCCATCCTCTTCTCCGCATCTTCTTCAATTCCCTGTCTCCTCACCTGCTCACCGCCTCCTCCTCTTCTCTGACCTCACCTGCGCCACATTCTTTCGCTCCTCATGGCCACCGCCATTTCCGATCTCCTTGAAGAAGGCCAATTCCTTCGTGTTTCCGATCTCCGTCCGGAGGGAGAAATGCTTCTCCAAATCAACCGAGGAGGATCTCCTGAGCGATTCGGAAACCCAAACAGGCGGAAACGACGACCGCCCGGCCTCTGTGGCTACCACTGGTGGTTCGCAGAGGATCGCGGCGTCGTCCACTGATTCTCTCTCTCTTGGAATTCGTGAGCCGGTCTATGAG GTGGTAGAGGTGAAGTCGGATGGGAAGGTGTCGACTAGGAAAATCAACCGAAGACAGTTGTTGAAGTCAAGCG GACTTCGTCCTAGAGATATACGGAGCGTGGATCCATCACTGTGGTTGACAAACTCAATGCCTTCTTTGGTG GTCCGCGAGCATGCTATACTATTAAATTTGGGATCATTGCGAGCAATAGCAATGCAAGAGAGTGTCTTTATATTTGACTATAATCG TAAAGGAGGGAAAGCTTTCATGGATTCGTTGTTGCCTCGCTTGAACCCTAAAAACATGAACGGTGGACCATCAATGCCATTTGAGCTTGAG GTCGTTGAAGCAGCCTTGCTTTCAAGGATACAGCGTTTGGAGCAGAAACTGATGGATCTAGAACCTCGT GTCCAAGCTCTGCTTGAGGTTTTACCAAACCGATTAACTGCTGACATATTGGAGCAACTTCGCCTTAGCAAGCAAACTTTG GTTGAATTAGGTTCAAGGGCTGGAGCTCTCAAACAAATGTTGCTTGATCTTCTAGAGGACCCCCATGAAATACGCCGTATGTGTATCATGGGAAAAAACTGCACACTTGTGAAAGGGAATGAAAACATGGAATGCTCTGTTCCTCTAGAAAAACAGATTGCTGAAG aagaggaggaagaaatTGAAATGCTTTTGGAAAACTATCTTCAAAG ATGTGAATCTTGTCATGGTCAGGCTGAAAGGCTTCTTGATTCTGCCAGAGAAATGGAAGATTCAATTGCTGTTAATTTAAG CTCTCGGAGGCTTGAGGTAAGCAGAGTGGAATTGCTTCTTCAGGTAGGGACATTTTGTATAGCAGTTGGCGCACTGGTTGCAG GAATATTTGGCATGAACTTGAAGTCCTATCTAGAAGAACATGCG ATAATATCAAACATTCAGCTCCCACTCAACCAGATGACTGACAAG AGACCAAGCAGGCCCTGCAAATTCTCACAATCATGCCTCCCTGCTTGGAGTGTATATCCCTGA
- the LOC109122778 gene encoding protein ATAF2-like: protein MEANQNQFVHWNHQDERMEMNYFGAMEMNLGATEMNQNHVQDERSETNFRAMEMNQNHVQDERLKMNFRAMEMNQNHVQDERLETNFRAMEMNQNQLVQWNHCGQDERDACFRSLPPGVRFRPSEIELILFFLKRKMMNQSLPMNNIREVNLYQYSPQKLFEMFQLDVNERWYFFTPRDRKYPNGNRPNRTAGDGFWKASARDHTITMDDNETIGYKKSLAYHEGKPKNGVKTNWLMKEYRLSKTELDMWVVCEIYKKSEKSEIVKPHHQHNTTVDDGGQGFLSDYGDQRLSYGYGAAVPQYVEDLKLEPQNPLQEVLHPGFYAWNNASAST, encoded by the exons ATGGAGGCGAATCAAAACCAATTTGTTCACTGGAATCATCAAGATGAAAGGATGGAGATGAACTACTTTGGAGCAATGGAGATGAACTTGGGAGCAACGGAGATGAATCAAAACCATGTGCAGGATGAAAGGTCGGAGACGAATTTTAGAGCAATGGAGATGAATCAAAACCATGTGCAAGATGAAAGACTGAAGATGAATTTTAGAGCAATGGAGATGAATCAAAACCATGTGCAAGATGAAAGGTTGGAGACGAATTTTAGAGCGATGGAGATGAATCAAAACCAACTTGTTCAATGGAATCATTGTGGCCAAGATGAAAGAGATGCATGCTTTCGCTCTTTACCGCCGGGTGTTAGGTTTCGTCCCTCTGagatagaattaattttatttttcttgaagaGAAAGATGATGAATCAAAGCTTACCGATGAACAACATTCGAGAAGTTAATCTTTATCAATATAGCCCTCAAAAACTATTTG AGATGTTCCAACTAGATGTAAATGAGAGGTGGTATTTCTTTACTCCAAGAGATAGGAAGTACCCAAATGGGAATAGACCCAACAGAACTGCAGGTGATGGATTCTGGAAGGCTAGTGCGCGTGATCATACCATCACCATGGATGATAACGAGACGATTGGATACAAGAAATCATTAGCTTATCACGAAGGAAAGCCTAAAAATGGAGTGAAAACAAATTGGTTAATGAAAGAGTATAGACTCTCAAAGACAGAATTGGATATGTGGGTTGTATGTGAGATATacaaaaaatcagaaaaatcagAGATTGTTAAGCCACATCATCAACACAACACAACTGTTGATGATGGTGGACAAGGCTTCCTATCTGACTATGGTGATCAAAGGTTGTCATACGGTTATGGGGCGGCGGTACCCCAGTATGTGGAGGACCTGAAGTTGGAGCCTCAAAACCCACTGCAGGAAGTTTTGCATCCGGGTTTCTATGCCTGGAATAATGCCTCAGCATCAACGTAG